The sequence GACAGGTCCGGCGCATAATCGCCGAGATGCTCGCCGCTCCAGGCGTCGATCGCGGCCAGCCCCGCGAGCGCATCGCCGAAGCCCGCGAGCGTCTCCGGCTGCTGCGCGTGCAAATCGTCGAGCTGGCGCACGACCGATTCCGGCGCGAGCGCATCGCCGGGCCGCGGTTGCGCGAACGCGCGTTCCACGTCGCGCACCTGCAGGCGCGTCGCGCTCGAGCGGGTCAGCGCGATCTCGCGCACGTCCGCCAGCAGCCCGTCGGCATCGGTCAGCGCCTGCAGCGCGTTGCGCCGGATCTCGAGCGCCGCGTCGCGGTCCGCGTCGACGTCGGCTTGCGGATGAATCGCATCGGGAAACGCGGCGAGCCACGCGGCCAGCAAGCCAATGCCTTCCGCGAGCCCGGTCGCGCCGGCAAGCCGCGTGCGGCTGCGCGCGAACAGCACCGCGAGGCGCATGTCCTTGCTGCGCATCATCAGCCGTCGGCAGTCGCGCTCGACGTCGCTCCAGTTCACCGGCTCCGGCGAGCCGACGAAGTCCCCGTACTGCGCTTCGGCGCGCGGCGCGACCTTCGCCGCGAGCACGACGAACTCGGGATCGTATTCAAGGTCCGCTCCGCACGGCGCGGCCGCATCGACGGGCGCCATCCAGCCGTCGGGCTTCGGCGTACGCGCGGCAGCCGCCCTGCCGGCCGGTTTTCTGCTGGGGGTCATCGTTCACCTCGCATGCCGCGCGTGTCGCGAGCCGTGCCGCGCGCGAACCCGTGCGCATAGTGCTCGGGTTCGAAACGCATGCCCGTCACCGGCTCGCCGGACGGCGAGCGGCCGAGCCAGCCCCACCAGCCGAGTTGATGCGGGCCGCCCATCACGGCGGGCGGCGCGCCGTTCGGCTTGATCCGCAACTCGAGCTCCCACTCGAACTCGTAGCCGACGAACGCCCGCACCCATTCGACGAGCCGCGGCAGATCCTCGCCCCGCGGCGTGAAGCGCAGATAGGCGTCGATGTCGAGCGGCCCGAACACGAGCCGGAACTTGTGCTGCCGATCCGGCACCAGCTCGCCGAGCAGCGCGCCCGCGGCCATCGTCGATGCGTCGCCGGGCCGGCCGAGCCGGCTGTGCTCGAGCGGATCGACGGCGATCCAGTGAAATACGTTTTCCTCCAGCGTCACCGGCACGCCGAAGTAACGTTCGAGCGTCATTCGCAGGCCGTCCGCGTTGCGCGCCTCGCGCACCAGATGCGGCGAGGCGGACAGCCGCGCGTGCGCGGGCAGCGGCCGCGCGCCGACCTCGTCGAGATCCTGGCCGGCGAGGCTCGCGACGTAGAACGAAAACCGTTCGTCATCCGGACGATCGAGGCCGGCCGCCGCCTGCGCCGACGCCCACGCGCGATACAGCAGCGTCAGATAGCGATGATGGAAGATATCGAGAAAATTGCCGAGCGTCGGATCGCGCCGGCTCTCCTCGCGATCGCGCGCGATCTCCGTCACGTGGATCGGCAGCGGCCCGTTCGGCCCCAGCATCCCGAGCCCGAACAGCCGCACCTTGAGCCGCCCGTTCGCGTCGCCGACGCTGGCGATCTCGCGCGGCGCGAACGCGAGGCTCGGCTGCTGGCCGAGGCGAAACGGCTCCGCCTGCGGGCGCCTCGCCTGCCGATCGGATCGATGCGCGCATCCGCGCCGATGCGGCGCAGCAGCGCGAGGAACCCATAGCGCCACGGTTCGGCGCGCAGCCGCGCGAGCGCTTGCGGCGACAGCGCCGTGTCGGCAACGGCCGCCTGCGTCATGTCGCGCGCCATCACGCGCCTCCCCGCGCGCCCATGCGCACCGGCCAGCGCGCGATGCAGCCGCGCTGGATCGAGTTCAGCTCGGTCTGCGTGAACACGTTGATCGACACGTGCCGCGCCAGATAATGCTCGAGCACGAGCCCGAACAGATACGGGCTCACACCGGAGAAGCCCGTTTCGTCGACGCTCAGCGCGCACTCGACGCCGCGCCCGAACACGAGCGGGCCCGCGCCGGGCAGCTTGCGCGTGACGGGCCGCGTCTTCACGCCGACAAGGCTTTCCACCTGCCGCCGGCTGTCGGCCTCGTCGCCCGCCAGAAACAGCCGCAGCAGGCCGCGCAGGCCCTGTCCGCCCGCGCGATGGTCGAGCTCGTCGAGCGGCAGATAGTTGAAGTTCAACTGGCGGATCAGCCGCCACGCGATCTCGCGCTCCGCATACGGCGCCTTCGGCGCGGACGGCGCGCGGATCAGGCCGACGCTGTCGATCGGCGCGGATTCGATCGCCGTGAGGTCGCGCACGCCGTCGCGCGGCACGAGGCTCGGCAGGTCGCGGTTCGTCACCAGCGCGTCCACCGACAGATAGCGGATGTCCTCGCTGTAGGGCGCCTCGTTCTGATCGACGAGCGATACGAACATCTCCGTGCCGACGTACGGCGTGCGCGTGCCGTAGCGGCGCGCGAAATCCGACACGAGCCGGCGCTCGCGCCGCGTCGAGAAATAGCGTCCATAGTTGCTCTCGTCGTCGTTCAGCGTCTGGTACAGCGGCCGGAACTCGAGTTCGGCCGATGTCGCGGCGACCTGCCCGTACATCGCCTCGACGGAAAATACTTCGTAGTCGAGCGGCGCGAGGCGGGCCGGCACCAGATGGCATTCGGTCTGCCCGCTCGACAGTTCGATCCGGTCCATGTGGCGCGGAAACAGGTTGATCACCGGCGTGCAGAACAGCGCGAAGCGCGACGCGTCGACGACGTCCGCGAGCCGCTCGGGCGATTGTTCGAGCAGCACGACGATTTCGACCTCGCTGCCCGCGATGCGCCGCAACCCTTCCTCGAGCCCCGTCAGCGCGACGAAATAGAAGCGCTCCGGGCACGCGAAGTATTCGTGCAGCAGGTTGTGCCCATGGAACTTCGCCCACGTGAGCGGCAACAGCCCCTCGTCGGCGCCGAGCCCTTCGTGAGCGAGCGCGTCGACGGTAACCGCCGCGGGCGGGCGGCCTGGCGCGGCGAACTCGCCGGGCGCGGCCGTGAGCGTCGCGACGCCGGCCACGTGCAGCAGCTCGAACAGGTGCGAGGCCACCTGAGCGTCGCCCGCGAGATACAGCGGCAGCCGGTCGAGGCCCCGCAGATCGGCGATGCGCATGTTGCCGGTCGTGCGCAGCCGCAGGCGCAGCGCGCCGCGCACCTGCGCGCCGGCCGGCACGTAGCGGTCGAGCGCCGGGATGTCCGGCGGAATCCCCGTCAGCCGCGCGTCGGCGATCTCGAGCGGATAGAGCGTCACGTCCTGGCCGCTGCGAAACCGGCACGCGGTTTTCTCGCCGGCCGGCACGCGCGCGGCAAACGCGGTGCCGCGCGCGACGCGAAAGCCTTGCGCGAGGTTGCCTTCGGTGCGGCTCGGGTACAGGCGCGCGACCGCCATCGACGGCGTCGGCGCGACATAGTTCGGATAGAGCACCTCGAGCAGGCGGCCGGTGAAGCGCG is a genomic window of Burkholderia mallei ATCC 23344 containing:
- a CDS encoding ImpA family type VI secretion system protein — protein: MTPSRKPAGRAAAARTPKPDGWMAPVDAAAPCGADLEYDPEFVVLAAKVAPRAEAQYGDFVGSPEPVNWSDVERDCRRLMMRSKDMRLAVLFARSRTRLAGATGLAEGIGLLAAWLAAFPDAIHPQADVDADRDAALEIRRNALQALTDADGLLADVREIALTRSSATRLQVRDVERAFAQPRPGDALAPESVVRQLDDLHAQQPETLAGFGDALAGLAAIDAWSGEHLGDYAPDLSALDALLRRIAGANARGDRAEAEPIAPAEADAPPASEAAAAHAHASPPRRREPAAQALAAAIAGEPAAQPVDRYAARELIRQARQWFEQHEPSSPIPILLRRAEHFVGKRYADVVQAIPAELLALWSADET
- the tssF gene encoding type VI secretion system baseplate subunit TssF; the encoded protein is MDPQLLDYYNQELIYMRELGAEFARAHPKIARRLGMQAGEVADPYVERLIESFCFMAARMQIKLDAEFPRFTGRLLEVLYPNYVAPTPSMAVARLYPSRTEGNLAQGFRVARGTAFAARVPAGEKTACRFRSGQDVTLYPLEIADARLTGIPPDIPALDRYVPAGAQVRGALRLRLRTTGNMRIADLRGLDRLPLYLAGDAQVASHLFELLHVAGVATLTAAPGEFAAPGRPPAAVTVDALAHEGLGADEGLLPLTWAKFHGHNLLHEYFACPERFYFVALTGLEEGLRRIAGSEVEIVVLLEQSPERLADVVDASRFALFCTPVINLFPRHMDRIELSSGQTECHLVPARLAPLDYEVFSVEAMYGQVAATSAELEFRPLYQTLNDDESNYGRYFSTRRERRLVSDFARRYGTRTPYVGTEMFVSLVDQNEAPYSEDIRYLSVDALVTNRDLPSLVPRDGVRDLTAIESAPIDSVGLIRAPSAPKAPYAEREIAWRLIRQLNFNYLPLDELDHRAGGQGLRGLLRLFLAGDEADSRRQVESLVGVKTRPVTRKLPGAGPLVFGRGVECALSVDETGFSGVSPYLFGLVLEHYLARHVSINVFTQTELNSIQRGCIARWPVRMGARGGA